One region of Drosophila subobscura isolate 14011-0131.10 chromosome J, UCBerk_Dsub_1.0, whole genome shotgun sequence genomic DNA includes:
- the LOC117894162 gene encoding tudor domain-containing protein 3, with protein sequence MELARKLRESGWHLTDDGIKTLTAAVGGEDTRKIIDEALNRDIRDIGGGALPVKRDDAPISGCIVLQVQRVRNIAAPKCNEESKTAPRLLQLDLTDGQNCIQGLELESVPALNLNVAPGSKIYFKAEKLQLMQGFLLLRPNELQLLGGRVDAMYEKWDLARTMLKYARSGRPLNGTSVPPPWVAFGKKFDSTTDRNFRSHALSDKDKPARENDEFNAMRSEAIAVATKAGGKKVFGGGGQNIVDHNIKKILDKGFSEEEARSALHVTRNNLERALFNLKRRKDSGSGPVEMDVRLGRSERHGRDGKRGASSKDEAEAAKPAANATLFDFLTTKLPATEAGTSVTATESSAVAYTANSSVFKQFGSRFGESSTANKFSDRSRFENNVSSSFAANRGGYSGPGRGGARNRGGARDERPPREERPARDDRPRREERPPRDDRQPRDRGGALNDRGSGRNKPEQAPIKNSNRNGPENPPIKSNPEVKSEPEAPNSKDQAANRRGSERRGGGSLRVENGTGNRRRPQQGINSGAGAGVAAAKPEPKQQNYSGEDFNSRLNKVTEDTANLKVSAPKRESQPRRQRGQGQPNRQRTESPQTAQGSQPYQKPERAPQTPRQQHQNHQPHYNPFKQSIANYSQLPNGYTYDPSKIMGFQSKETNEFAMSLLKSQGTGASAAPAESKAVQEVLQVASQPSPPSLFAGINPQPRAVTPAAAPQQFGMLPCDGWMWEKGDLCMAKYWDDGRYYEAEITGVSDKTCVVFFMGYGNHEEVLKGDILPITDAQNRPLSNVQHGAPQPLQEQNQPQHQLQQQHSRYRSDRQAQQQQVYVPPHKREH encoded by the exons ATGGAACTAGCCAGAAAATTGCGTGAAAGCGGATG GCACCTAACGGACGACGGCATCAAGACTCTCACCGCCGCTGTGGGGGGCGAGGACACTCGCAAAATTATTGATGAGGCACTAAAC CGCGATATCCGCGACATTGGCGGTGGAGCTCTACCTGTTAAGCGCGACGATGCCCCTATTTCCGGCTGCATTGTACTGCAGGTTCAGCGGGTCCGTAATATTGCGGCTCCCAAGTGCAACGAAGAGTCAAAGACGGCGCCACGCCTCTTACAACTGGACTTGACCGATGGCCAGAATTGCATACAGGGTCTGGAGCTGGAATCTGTTCCGGCGCTCAATCTGAACGTGGCGCCCGGCTCAAAGATCTACTTCAAGGCGGAGAAGCTGCAGCTAATGCAGGGATTCCTCCTGCTGCGTCCCAATGAACTGCAACTGCTGGGTGGTCGCGTCGACGCAATGTACGAGAAGTGGGATCTGGCCCGCACCATGCTCAAATATGCTCGAAGCGGGCGTCCGTTGAACGGAACGTCCGTGCCGCCGCCCTGGGTGGCCTTTGGCAAGAAATTCGACTCGACGACCGACCGCAATTTTAGGAGCCACGCCTTAAGCGATAAGGACAAGCCGGCCAGAGAGAACGACGAATTCAATGCTATGCGCAGTGAGGCCATTGCAGTGGCCACCAAAGCCGGTGGCAAGAAGGTCTTTGGTGGCGGTGGCCAAAACATCGTAGACCACAACATCAAGAAGATTCTCGACAAGGGTTTctccgaggaggaggccagaAGCGCCCTGCACGTCACCCGCAACAATTTGGAGAGGGCTCTGTTCAACCTCAAGCGCCGCAAAGATTCCGGCAGTGGGCCCGTCGAAATGGACGTGCGTCTTGGTCGCAGTGAAAGGCACGGCAGAGATGGCAAACGAGGCGCCAGCAGCAAAGATGAAGCCGAGGCAGCCAAACCAGCAGCCAATGCCACTCTCTTCGATTTTCTCACAACTAAACTGCCCGCAACGGAGGCAGGCACAAGCGTCACCGCCACCGAATCCTCCGCTGTCGCATACACTGCCAACAGCTCAGTATTTAAGCAATTTGGCTCCCGGTTCGGGGAATCTTCAACGGCTAACAAATTTTCAGACCGTTCTCGCTTCGAGAACAATGTCTCGAGCAGCTTTGCCGCTAATCGTGGCGGTTACTCTGGCCCAGGTCGTGGCGGGGCGCGTAACAGAGGCGGTGCGCGAGATGAACGTCCGCCCAGAGAGGAGCGACCGGCACGAGATGATCGCCCCCGTCGGGAGGAGCGGCCACCTAGAGATGATCGTCAACCGAGGGATCGCGGGGGTGCATTAAATGACCGGGGCAGTGGACGCAACAAGCCAGAGCAGGCACCAATAAAAAATTCCAATCGCAATGGCCCAGAAAATCCACCAATAAAAAGCAATCCAGAGGTCAAATCTGAGCCGGAGGCTCCGAATTCCAAGGACCAAGCTGCTAACCGTCGTGGGAGTGAGCGTCGGGGAGGCGGCTCATTGCGTGTTGAGAATGGAACTGGCAACAGACGACGGCCGCAGCAGGGAATTAATtcgggagcaggagctggagttgCAGCAGCTAAGCCAGAGCCTAAGCAGCAGAACTATTCGGGTGAGGACTTCAATTCGCGCCTGAACAAAGTCACCGAAGACACTGCAAATCTTAAAGTGAGTGCACCGAAGCGAGAGAGTCAACCACGCCGTCAGCGAGGCCAAGGACAGCCGAACCGTCAGCGAACGGAGTCTCCGCAAACTGCACAGGGTTCACAGCCTTACCAGAAGCCCGAAAGGGCCCCGCAGACAccgaggcagcagcatcagaacCATCAACCCCATTATAATCCATTCAAGCAATCAATTGCCAACTACAGTCAATTGCCCAACGGGTATACATATGATCCCAGCAAGATAATGGGTTTCCAGAGCAAGGAGACAAACGAGTTCGCAATGAGCCTGCTGAAGAGTCAGGGCACGGGTGCCTCGGCTGCTCCAGCGGAGTCGAAGGCAGTCCAAGAAGTTCTGCAAGTAGCAAGTCAGCCGTCTCCGCCGTCGCTTTTTGCCGGCATCAATCCTCAGCCACGGGCGGTGACTCCTGCAGCGGCACCCCAGCAATTTGGAATGTTGCCCtgcgatggatggatgtgggAGAAGGGCGACTTGTGCATGGCCAAATACTGGGATGATGGGCGC TATTATGAGGCTGAGATAACGGGAGTCTCGGATAAAACTTGTGTGGTCTTCTTTATGGGCTACGGAAATCATGAGGAGGTCCTCAAGGGCGACATTCTGCCCATAACAGATGCCCAGAATAGGCCCCTGAGTAATGTGCAGCATGGGGCACCGCAGCcgctgcaggagcagaaccAGCCCCAGCatcagttgcagcagcagcactcgcgTTACCGCAGCGATCgccaggcccagcagcagcaggtatATGTGCCACCGCATAAAAGAGAACATTGA
- the LOC117894166 gene encoding H/ACA ribonucleoprotein complex subunit 2-like protein, whose protein sequence is MMKVKVERPGDANESVQISGDVTIKEEETYDDKLLFVNAIAKPMAGKKLAKKCYKLVKKAMKHKTYLRNGLKDVQTRLRKGETGICIFAGDVTPVDIMCHLPAVCEEKGIPYAYTPSRADLGAAMGVKRGTVALLIRQNDDYKDLYDEVKEELSGLNVPI, encoded by the exons ATGATGAAGGTAAAAGTAGAGCGCCCTGGTGATGCCAACGAGTCCGTCCAGATCAGTGGAGACGTGACCATTAAGGAGGAGGAGACCTATGACGACAAACTTTTGTTTGTGAATGCGATAGCCAAGCCAATGGCGGGCAAGAAACTCGCCAAGAAGTGTTATAAACTGGTAAAAAAGGCCATGAAACACAAGACGTATCTGCGGAATGGACTTAAGGATGTGCAGACACGTTTGCGCAAGGGGGAAACAGG CATTTGCATCTTTGCTGGCGATGTGACACCTGTGGACATCATGTGTCATCTGCCTGCCGTCTGTGAAGAAAAGGGCATTCCCTATGCGTACACCCCGAGTCGTGCAGACCTAGGTGCCGCCATGGGCGTCAAGCGGGGGACAGTTGCGCTGCTCATCCGGCAGAACGATGACTACAAGGATCTGTACGACGAGGTCAAAGAGGAGTTGTCCGGCCTGAATGTCCCCATCTAA